A section of the Phycisphaerales bacterium genome encodes:
- a CDS encoding amino acid permease, with amino-acid sequence MAKDDVGQPRVLGLFGLAMINIVAIASLRDLPQMASYGLSLIFFYVLVALVFFIPVSLVAAELATAWPERGGVYVWVREAFGKRWGFLAIFLQWFEDVFWYPVVLTFGAASLAFAVAPEHSATLAESKFFIVGVVLTVFWFSVFLNFFGLSSCARICILGAFAGIFIPGIALIVLAGIGLVDGTPSRLLENGDQLIPDLAKPSNLTFAVSVCLAFAGMEMTAAHAREVRSPERNYPFAILIAAVVILTVFILGALSISNTLAPGEYELQSGVPEALRTMLARYGLEEWARLAALGMALGVFGSVNAWIVGPSKGLLAAAEDGALPAALCKVNKKNVPTRILLIQGGIVSLICVAFTLQPTVESAYFMISMLAIQMYLIMYFMMFMAALRLRKLHPKRSDTFRIPGGTPGLWLTCGIGGLGAIFAIVIGFFPPDQLTESGINPTSFTYFLVVGLAVGLFVPLAIAHARRLK; translated from the coding sequence ATGGCGAAAGATGATGTCGGGCAGCCGCGCGTGCTTGGACTCTTCGGGCTCGCGATGATCAATATTGTGGCGATTGCGAGTCTTCGCGATCTGCCGCAGATGGCGAGTTACGGACTCAGCTTGATCTTCTTCTATGTGCTCGTCGCCCTGGTCTTCTTCATACCGGTGTCATTGGTGGCCGCTGAACTGGCAACGGCGTGGCCCGAGCGTGGCGGCGTCTACGTCTGGGTGAGAGAGGCTTTCGGGAAACGATGGGGTTTCCTGGCCATATTCCTCCAATGGTTCGAGGACGTGTTCTGGTATCCCGTGGTGCTGACCTTCGGAGCGGCATCGCTCGCGTTTGCCGTTGCACCCGAACACTCCGCTACGTTGGCGGAGAGCAAGTTCTTCATCGTTGGCGTGGTCCTGACTGTCTTTTGGTTCTCCGTCTTCCTCAATTTCTTCGGTCTCTCCAGCTGCGCTCGGATCTGCATCCTTGGAGCCTTCGCCGGGATATTCATCCCGGGAATCGCGCTGATCGTGCTGGCGGGAATCGGACTGGTCGATGGTACTCCGTCCAGGCTCCTTGAGAACGGAGATCAACTGATCCCTGATCTCGCCAAGCCTTCCAATCTCACTTTCGCAGTCAGTGTGTGCCTTGCATTCGCCGGCATGGAAATGACAGCAGCACACGCGCGAGAAGTACGTTCGCCCGAACGAAACTACCCGTTCGCGATCTTGATTGCAGCTGTTGTCATTCTGACCGTGTTCATCCTGGGCGCCCTGTCGATCTCGAACACCCTGGCACCCGGAGAATATGAACTGCAAAGTGGCGTGCCGGAGGCCTTGCGCACCATGCTCGCCCGCTATGGGCTTGAAGAGTGGGCGCGACTTGCCGCACTGGGCATGGCGCTCGGTGTATTTGGAAGCGTGAATGCCTGGATCGTCGGCCCAAGCAAGGGACTCCTGGCGGCCGCTGAAGACGGCGCCTTGCCTGCAGCCCTCTGCAAGGTGAACAAGAAGAACGTGCCCACCCGCATTCTGCTGATACAAGGTGGAATCGTCTCCCTGATCTGCGTTGCGTTCACCTTGCAACCCACCGTCGAGTCGGCCTACTTCATGATCAGCATGCTCGCCATCCAGATGTATCTCATCATGTACTTCATGATGTTCATGGCTGCACTACGACTCCGGAAGCTCCACCCGAAACGCTCGGACACATTCCGGATTCCGGGTGGCACGCCCGGCTTGTGGTTGACTTGCGGAATTGGTGGGTTGGGGGCAATCTTCGCGATTGTCATTGGGTTCTTTCCGCCTGATCAGCTCACCGAGTCAGGCATAAATCCCACATCCTTCACCTACTTCCTGGTAGTGGGACTTGCGGTTGGACTGTTCGTGCCGCTGGCGATCGCACATGCACGACGCCTTAAGTGA
- a CDS encoding S1 RNA-binding domain-containing protein — MTTPKGPNPLDPELEAEIERSLGGMSIEDLVDAPPTGETGPRMMTGTIVSIRDADVFVEFSPRTQGVCPIDHFDEPPTQGDQMEFVVDRHDKQDGLLVLSRAGRVGKAQRGNLTLGQTVEARCTGTNKGGLEMEVAGERAFMPAGQVDLRHIPDLNIFVGEKLPCQITELDLSRKRIVLSRREVLAIEREEKRAKLLETLEVGQRVSALITKIMPYGAFADIGGIEGLIHISDLCHQRIHKPEEVVKDGQMVEAQVLKLELELDPPRISLGMKQLASDPYVSATGELTEGATVTGRVSKIAEFGAFVELTPGVEGLIHISQLSHDRVGKVSQVVKVDQIVTIKVLDVDHGRRRISLSLKAMTEAGAPDMNQDRPEDPALRKLRAKFGDGQDLKGGLV, encoded by the coding sequence ATGACGACACCCAAAGGTCCAAATCCGCTTGACCCTGAACTTGAAGCAGAAATAGAACGAAGCCTTGGTGGCATGAGCATTGAAGATCTTGTCGATGCACCGCCAACTGGCGAAACTGGTCCTCGCATGATGACCGGCACCATTGTCTCCATTCGAGATGCTGATGTCTTTGTCGAGTTTTCGCCACGCACCCAAGGTGTTTGCCCAATTGATCATTTTGATGAACCGCCCACGCAAGGCGATCAAATGGAATTCGTAGTAGACCGCCATGACAAACAAGATGGCCTTCTCGTTTTGTCTCGAGCCGGAAGAGTCGGAAAAGCCCAGCGCGGCAATCTCACACTTGGACAAACAGTAGAAGCTCGTTGCACCGGAACAAACAAAGGTGGCCTTGAAATGGAAGTGGCAGGCGAGCGTGCTTTCATGCCCGCTGGGCAAGTAGATCTTCGTCACATACCCGACCTTAATATATTCGTAGGAGAGAAACTTCCCTGCCAAATCACTGAGCTTGATCTATCTCGCAAAAGGATTGTGCTCAGCCGACGCGAAGTTTTAGCAATTGAACGCGAAGAGAAACGCGCTAAGCTCCTTGAGACACTTGAGGTCGGCCAGCGTGTGAGCGCACTGATTACCAAGATTATGCCCTATGGCGCCTTTGCTGATATTGGTGGCATTGAAGGACTAATCCATATCTCTGATCTCTGCCATCAGCGAATTCATAAGCCAGAAGAAGTCGTCAAAGACGGACAGATGGTCGAGGCGCAAGTCTTGAAGCTTGAGCTTGAACTTGATCCACCACGTATTTCATTAGGCATGAAACAACTCGCGTCTGATCCATACGTTTCAGCCACTGGCGAACTCACTGAAGGTGCCACCGTCACAGGTCGTGTCAGCAAGATTGCCGAGTTCGGTGCATTTGTAGAACTCACTCCGGGGGTCGAAGGCCTCATCCACATTTCTCAGCTGAGCCATGACCGAGTGGGCAAAGTCAGCCAGGTGGTCAAAGTGGACCAGATCGTGACTATCAAAGTGCTCGATGTTGATCATGGCCGCCGACGCATCAGCCTGTCCTTGAAGGCCATGACAGAAGCCGGCGCCCCGGACATGAATCAGGATCGCCCCGAAGATCCTGCACTCCGGAAGCTACGAGCAAAGTTTGGCGATGGGCAAGATCTCAAGGGCGGTCTTGTCTAG
- a CDS encoding MiaB/RimO family radical SAM methylthiotransferase yields MPNEALRHLPLTYQVKVLGCRVNHAEVREISTLLESRGMMPVSAPKTPDLTVVHTCSVTSAAAAKSRNAIRRARKASPTHADGFPDVLVTGCYTGTDPQRAVELAGGQDRVIPHRHADGTGMIQRLEKTVDSWLDIRAVADQPATQQSIPKTSIHQLPVLLPNQPARHSRAEVRIQDGCDACCTFCILPRVRGKVRSKDVKDVVKEAERLVDLGHKEIVLSGIFLGAYGHTTALRRKQVNGHARPLADLLDAVASVNGLLRVRLSSLEPGDLSQELLDAMIAHQDVVAAHLHLPLQSGSDRILSRMNRQYRRAEYLEAVAMATEQLQTIDGLPPAITTDIICGFPGETEQDFEETCQVVETARFLHMHVFPYSARPGTASARWTSEHLDQQLVRQRVRQLIDRETDPNDGLSIRYRQRLLNKRVRIIVEEQTTGGVAGRCDHYVKIQLASSAARGTLLEARVTDVHQHETLATEITPSYKLPVLTS; encoded by the coding sequence ATGCCCAACGAAGCTCTGAGACATCTTCCATTGACCTATCAGGTGAAGGTCCTTGGCTGCCGGGTCAATCATGCTGAGGTCCGGGAGATTTCAACACTGCTTGAGTCACGTGGCATGATGCCAGTCTCAGCCCCGAAGACGCCAGACCTCACAGTCGTTCACACATGCTCAGTGACTTCTGCTGCCGCTGCCAAGAGTCGCAACGCAATCCGTCGAGCCCGGAAAGCCAGCCCAACACACGCCGACGGCTTTCCCGATGTCCTTGTCACCGGCTGCTATACCGGCACCGATCCACAAAGAGCCGTTGAATTAGCTGGGGGGCAGGATCGGGTCATCCCCCATCGCCATGCAGATGGGACGGGCATGATCCAGCGTCTTGAAAAAACAGTCGACAGCTGGCTGGACATACGAGCCGTCGCAGATCAACCCGCAACGCAACAGTCAATCCCAAAGACATCCATCCACCAACTACCAGTGCTCTTACCAAATCAGCCCGCAAGACATAGTCGAGCTGAGGTTCGTATACAAGATGGCTGTGATGCGTGCTGCACGTTCTGTATCCTGCCACGTGTGCGCGGCAAGGTACGCTCAAAAGACGTCAAAGATGTTGTCAAAGAGGCAGAAAGATTAGTCGATCTCGGACACAAAGAGATTGTTCTATCAGGGATTTTTCTGGGCGCATATGGGCACACAACTGCACTGCGACGCAAGCAAGTGAATGGCCATGCACGCCCACTCGCTGATTTACTCGATGCAGTTGCTTCAGTAAACGGGCTACTGCGCGTCAGACTCAGCTCCTTAGAACCCGGCGATCTCTCACAGGAGCTACTGGATGCAATGATCGCGCATCAGGATGTCGTCGCAGCACATCTACACCTACCTCTGCAGTCAGGTTCGGATCGCATCCTCTCGCGAATGAATCGTCAATATCGACGTGCCGAATACTTAGAAGCCGTTGCAATGGCCACCGAACAATTGCAAACAATCGATGGGCTCCCACCCGCAATCACAACTGACATTATTTGCGGCTTCCCTGGTGAAACTGAGCAGGACTTCGAAGAGACTTGCCAGGTCGTCGAAACGGCACGTTTCCTACACATGCATGTCTTTCCCTATTCAGCTCGGCCCGGCACTGCATCGGCACGCTGGACCAGCGAACACCTTGACCAACAACTCGTTCGCCAACGCGTTCGCCAACTCATCGACCGTGAAACTGATCCAAATGATGGACTCTCAATTCGCTACCGCCAACGCCTTTTAAATAAACGTGTTCGCATCATTGTAGAAGAGCAAACCACAGGGGGCGTCGCGGGCCGATGTGACCACTATGTAAAAATTCAACTGGCCTCTTCTGCAGCGCGTGGTACTCTCCTGGAAGCACGGGTCACCGATGTTCATCAACATGAGACCCTGGCAACCGAGATCACCCCTAGCTACAAACTTCCAGTCCTCACTTCATAG
- the pilM gene encoding type IV pilus assembly protein PilM, producing MANRKAAWGIEIGAHAIKGIRLERTGDSIEVSDFAVIPHTRVLTTPDLDADEMVRLSLGQFIAQKTLEGEHLVMTVPGHAAFARFAKLPPVEPKKVPDIVKFEAVQQIPFPIEDVEWDYQTFSSEDTPEIEVGIFAITRQRVQERLGLYGELGLTPEALTLSPLGVYNAMVHDLDLNEESEPVVFIDIGTQATDVIVADEGRCWIRSFPLGGTHFTEAIADAFKLSYSKAEKLKQEAATSKYAKQIMQAMRPVFSDLLQDLQRSLGYYQSLHRDRELKNMVGLGSTMKIAGLRKFLGQQLQISVSRLDEYRKLRMTGREAASFAEHSVNMASAYGAALQGVGLAPIAANLVPVKILREQLWAGKTKYFAAAAAIVVIGGAMTLWRPLADAGVATDKNSAEVTRVLRTGGQLVSELEQAKMNGQAGFVAANVRGLLDQRRVWPYLLHDVADAVASGDPQSELLEGNLAQVMAIAPEDRRLVSLVDLSGDYVPPTDADKRRRISVKMTVDVTHAEPDVFLNGTIKKWLTENGEPIGNRSDAPYRIIADTVSINPGLAQALVWSEGTVDSDGSATVSGGPGGGRGGGGNVGGGRGGGGNVGGGRGGGGNVGGGRGGGGNVGGGRGGGGNVGGGRGGGGNVGGGRGGGSGVSTPGMSGGNMNGGGRAGNAGSTGTTGSTDSGAAAGSTLNLDDGEFDIDAMAPIIGAASPYLDGTKFKRFPITFEIELLTPQQIAAAKKKANGTPAVNSEGTN from the coding sequence ATGGCAAATCGGAAGGCGGCATGGGGGATCGAGATTGGCGCCCATGCCATTAAGGGCATCCGCCTTGAGCGTACTGGTGACTCGATCGAGGTTTCTGACTTCGCAGTTATTCCCCATACACGTGTCTTGACGACTCCAGATCTTGATGCTGATGAGATGGTGCGACTGAGTCTTGGTCAGTTCATTGCGCAAAAGACACTTGAAGGCGAACATCTTGTGATGACGGTTCCTGGGCATGCAGCCTTTGCTCGTTTTGCAAAGCTGCCACCGGTTGAGCCGAAGAAGGTGCCCGACATTGTCAAGTTTGAAGCGGTGCAACAGATTCCATTCCCTATAGAGGATGTTGAATGGGACTACCAGACATTCAGCTCTGAAGATACGCCTGAAATTGAGGTCGGCATTTTTGCGATTACCCGTCAGCGGGTGCAAGAACGTCTTGGTCTCTACGGTGAACTTGGTCTGACTCCAGAAGCATTGACGCTGAGTCCTCTCGGTGTCTATAACGCCATGGTTCACGACCTGGATCTCAATGAGGAATCAGAGCCCGTTGTCTTCATTGACATTGGTACACAAGCAACGGATGTGATTGTTGCCGATGAAGGGCGTTGTTGGATTCGCTCATTCCCACTTGGTGGCACGCACTTTACTGAAGCGATTGCTGATGCTTTTAAGCTGAGCTACTCAAAGGCGGAAAAACTCAAGCAGGAAGCTGCAACAAGTAAATACGCCAAACAGATTATGCAAGCAATGCGGCCGGTATTCAGTGATCTATTACAGGATCTACAACGTTCTCTTGGTTACTATCAGAGCCTGCATCGTGACCGCGAACTTAAAAATATGGTTGGTCTAGGTTCTACAATGAAGATCGCAGGTCTTCGTAAGTTCCTTGGACAGCAACTGCAAATTTCTGTGTCTCGACTCGATGAATATCGAAAGCTGCGAATGACTGGCCGTGAGGCCGCTTCGTTTGCTGAGCACAGTGTGAATATGGCGAGTGCCTATGGCGCGGCACTGCAAGGTGTTGGCTTAGCGCCGATCGCAGCCAATCTGGTTCCAGTGAAGATTCTTCGCGAGCAACTTTGGGCAGGAAAAACAAAGTACTTTGCTGCTGCGGCCGCAATCGTTGTGATTGGTGGAGCAATGACCTTGTGGAGACCACTTGCGGACGCAGGTGTTGCCACAGATAAGAATTCGGCCGAAGTGACTCGGGTGCTGCGCACAGGAGGGCAGCTTGTTTCAGAGTTGGAACAAGCGAAAATGAATGGGCAAGCAGGCTTTGTGGCCGCAAATGTGAGAGGCCTTCTTGATCAGAGGCGTGTTTGGCCCTACTTGCTTCATGATGTGGCTGATGCGGTTGCCAGTGGAGACCCCCAGTCAGAGCTCCTTGAGGGCAATCTCGCACAAGTGATGGCCATTGCGCCAGAAGATCGTCGTTTGGTTTCATTAGTTGATCTTTCCGGTGACTACGTACCGCCTACCGATGCGGATAAACGGCGACGAATCAGCGTAAAGATGACCGTCGATGTGACGCATGCTGAGCCAGATGTTTTCTTGAATGGGACTATCAAAAAATGGCTTACTGAAAACGGAGAACCAATCGGCAACCGTTCAGATGCGCCATATCGAATCATTGCAGACACGGTCAGCATTAACCCAGGTTTGGCCCAAGCTTTAGTTTGGTCTGAAGGGACTGTCGATAGTGATGGTTCCGCTACAGTTAGTGGTGGTCCTGGCGGCGGTCGTGGCGGTGGCGGAAATGTTGGCGGCGGTCGTGGCGGTGGCGGGAATGTTGGCGGCGGTCGTGGCGGTGGCGGGAATGTTGGCGGCGGTCGTGGCGGCGGCGGGAATGTTGGCGGCGGTCGTGGCGGCGGCGGGAATGTTGGCGGCGGTCGTGGCGGCGGCGGAAATGTTGGCGGCGGTCGTGGCGGTGGTTCAGGTGTCTCCACCCCTGGTATGTCTGGTGGTAACATGAACGGTGGGGGCCGTGCAGGCAATGCGGGGTCGACCGGTACGACTGGCTCTACAGATAGTGGAGCTGCAGCTGGCAGTACCCTCAACCTCGATGATGGTGAATTCGACATTGACGCAATGGCGCCCATTATTGGTGCTGCATCTCCATACCTGGATGGCACCAAGTTCAAACGCTTTCCTATCACATTCGAGATTGAGTTACTGACACCACAGCAGATTGCAGCGGCGAAGAAGAAGGCGAATGGCACGCCTGCCGTGAATTCAGAAGGGACAAACTGA
- a CDS encoding tyrosine-protein phosphatase: MADKNDRHSLRTLWSRVCEKPWYINAIRIVIPLIIIGAAIYIYDEHIKYHVFPKRWGTVEQGLVYRSGQLYPEVLQRMIEKHNIECVLDLNLVEPDNELQQAEIRVLAEIGVPRINTPLIGDGTGEVENYILAVCAVHRAVESGSPVLVHCAAGSQRTGGVIAIYRMLVQGQDGGDVWNEATLYRFTGRDGKLKRYLAQNMNTIAHRLVEEGVIEQVPDPLPIFEKNLLAQ, translated from the coding sequence ATGGCTGATAAGAACGATCGCCATAGCTTACGAACATTGTGGTCTCGGGTTTGTGAAAAGCCTTGGTATATCAATGCGATCAGGATTGTGATCCCACTGATCATCATTGGGGCTGCGATCTACATTTACGATGAGCACATCAAGTACCACGTGTTTCCAAAACGTTGGGGCACTGTCGAACAGGGGTTGGTCTATCGTAGTGGGCAGCTCTACCCAGAGGTCTTGCAGCGAATGATAGAGAAGCACAACATTGAATGTGTTCTTGATTTAAATTTGGTGGAGCCAGATAACGAGCTGCAGCAGGCAGAGATTCGAGTATTGGCAGAAATTGGAGTCCCTCGAATTAACACACCACTGATCGGTGATGGCACAGGTGAAGTTGAAAACTATATTTTGGCTGTCTGTGCAGTGCATCGCGCAGTGGAGTCTGGATCGCCTGTTTTGGTTCATTGTGCTGCTGGCTCACAACGAACTGGTGGCGTGATCGCGATCTATCGAATGTTGGTGCAGGGGCAAGATGGTGGTGATGTTTGGAATGAAGCAACGCTTTACAGGTTTACTGGTAGAGATGGCAAGCTGAAGCGTTATCTTGCTCAAAATATGAATACGATTGCTCACAGGCTTGTGGAAGAAGGTGTGATTGAACAGGTGCCTGATCCACTGCCTATATTTGAAAAAAATCTACTTGCTCAGTGA
- a CDS encoding LemA family protein → MTIPILALGAGGIIAICVGVAILLLIIILIGIYNGLVSARNQVKNSFSQIDVQLNRRYDLIPNLVETAKGYMKHERETLESVTEARNQAMGASKAAAADPTNGANMKALVGAEGALTGALGRLMVTVEAYPDLKASQNMMQVQEELTSTENRVAYSRQAYNDSVMHYNTKRETFPNSIVSGMFNFNVAESFEVESAEVKKAPKVSFS, encoded by the coding sequence ATGACTATTCCGATTCTCGCGCTTGGAGCTGGTGGAATCATCGCTATTTGCGTTGGTGTGGCCATTTTGTTGCTGATCATTATTCTCATTGGAATCTATAACGGGCTCGTCAGTGCTCGGAACCAGGTTAAGAATTCTTTTAGTCAGATCGATGTGCAACTCAATCGCCGTTATGACTTGATTCCAAATCTTGTTGAAACAGCGAAGGGTTACATGAAGCACGAGCGGGAAACGCTTGAATCAGTAACCGAAGCCCGCAATCAAGCGATGGGTGCTTCCAAGGCAGCTGCCGCTGATCCAACGAATGGGGCCAATATGAAAGCCTTGGTTGGTGCAGAGGGGGCTTTGACCGGGGCGCTCGGTCGCCTCATGGTAACCGTCGAGGCGTATCCTGATTTGAAGGCCAGTCAGAATATGATGCAGGTTCAGGAAGAGCTGACATCAACGGAGAACCGCGTGGCTTATTCCCGTCAGGCATATAACGATTCAGTGATGCACTACAACACGAAACGTGAGACATTTCCCAACAGTATTGTCTCTGGCATGTTCAACTTCAATGTGGCTGAGTCCTTTGAGGTTGAATCGGCCGAGGTTAAAAAAGCTCCTAAGGTCAGCTTTAGCTGA
- a CDS encoding M48 family metallopeptidase, with protein MAINFFAAQAKAKKKTGRLVILFGIAVGLIIAILYVIGALILGEHGDDKTWTFVWWQPGVLLGVGLFTLVVVGGGSFYKLAELSQGGDVVARSLGGKQLDPSTRNTDERRVLNVVEEMAIASGIPVPPVYLIDDPTINAFAAGYHPKDAVIGVTSGCVQQLNREELQGVMAHEFSHIFNGDMRLSIRLMGVIYGLLVLGLFGLLLVRTVGYGMMFSRRSNNKDSGQAALAIIGVGIVLMVLGFIGTFFGRVIQAAVSRQREYLADATAVQYTRNPNGIGGALRKIGGLKAKTTFDARASEMNHMFFTQAMSSMFSTHPPIADRISRIEGIPASAVPTSSAGDVSSVMDSSAAAGFAGGDGQSSLKRSQIHQAVEGIGSIDMAHINLAHEIIEAINPVLRDAAHEPFDAQVIVFCLLLSTDKKIRAIQYEMLEAAFDKQAIRMTVDRLEKSVAQLDERLRLPLLDLAIPSLCTMSPPQHQHFRETVSKLIRADQSVSRFEWAVHVVLARHLDQRIIGGRASTKATHALKRHHADAVVVLATLAYLGAREKQAAELAFRSGLAVLGGAASRMPAASECGLDALDTALGRLDQVKFSERQRFLLACEACIAQDGRTTVAEAETLRAIADAINCPMPPILQEQQAAKPKSNADDPA; from the coding sequence ATGGCTATCAACTTTTTTGCGGCGCAAGCCAAAGCTAAGAAGAAGACCGGTCGGCTTGTGATCCTATTTGGGATTGCGGTGGGCTTGATTATTGCCATCCTCTATGTCATTGGCGCTCTGATTTTGGGAGAGCACGGTGACGATAAAACATGGACGTTTGTTTGGTGGCAGCCTGGGGTTCTGTTGGGTGTTGGTTTGTTTACCCTCGTGGTTGTCGGTGGTGGATCCTTCTACAAACTTGCTGAGCTCTCCCAGGGTGGGGATGTAGTTGCTCGTTCGCTGGGTGGGAAACAATTAGATCCCAGTACGCGAAATACTGATGAGCGGCGAGTTCTTAATGTTGTTGAAGAAATGGCGATTGCCTCTGGTATACCGGTGCCGCCTGTCTACTTGATTGATGATCCGACGATTAATGCTTTTGCGGCCGGGTACCACCCGAAAGATGCGGTCATTGGCGTGACGTCTGGCTGCGTGCAGCAACTTAACCGCGAAGAGCTTCAAGGTGTCATGGCGCATGAATTCAGCCATATTTTTAATGGTGACATGCGTCTGAGCATTCGTCTTATGGGTGTCATTTATGGACTGCTGGTGTTGGGTTTGTTTGGATTGCTTTTAGTTCGTACTGTTGGTTACGGCATGATGTTTAGTCGGCGGTCAAACAACAAAGATAGTGGCCAGGCAGCGTTGGCTATCATCGGGGTTGGTATTGTCTTGATGGTCCTGGGATTCATAGGGACGTTTTTTGGTCGGGTTATTCAAGCTGCGGTATCGAGGCAGCGTGAGTATTTAGCTGATGCGACTGCCGTTCAATACACACGCAATCCCAATGGTATCGGGGGTGCCTTGCGTAAAATTGGAGGTTTGAAGGCGAAGACTACTTTTGACGCACGTGCGAGCGAAATGAATCACATGTTCTTTACGCAAGCAATGTCTTCCATGTTTTCGACGCATCCTCCAATTGCAGATCGTATTTCACGTATTGAGGGCATTCCAGCTTCAGCAGTGCCAACGTCATCGGCGGGTGATGTATCAAGTGTTATGGATTCAAGTGCGGCAGCGGGTTTTGCTGGAGGAGATGGTCAGTCATCTCTGAAGCGATCTCAAATTCATCAGGCTGTCGAGGGTATTGGGTCTATTGATATGGCTCATATTAATCTAGCCCATGAGATCATTGAGGCTATTAACCCCGTTTTACGTGATGCGGCTCATGAGCCCTTTGATGCTCAGGTAATTGTATTTTGTCTACTACTCTCGACAGATAAAAAGATACGCGCGATTCAGTATGAAATGCTTGAGGCAGCATTCGATAAGCAAGCAATTCGTATGACAGTCGATCGGCTTGAGAAGTCAGTGGCACAACTGGATGAGCGACTTCGGTTGCCACTACTTGATCTGGCGATTCCTTCATTGTGCACAATGTCACCTCCTCAGCATCAGCACTTCAGGGAAACAGTCTCAAAACTGATTCGGGCGGATCAAAGCGTTTCACGATTTGAATGGGCCGTCCACGTCGTGCTTGCGCGTCATCTTGATCAACGAATTATTGGGGGGCGAGCGAGTACGAAAGCGACTCACGCACTGAAAAGGCATCACGCTGATGCTGTGGTTGTTCTAGCGACACTTGCTTATCTAGGCGCTCGTGAAAAACAGGCGGCCGAACTTGCGTTCCGAAGTGGCTTGGCGGTGCTCGGTGGTGCTGCATCACGTATGCCTGCAGCAAGTGAATGTGGCTTAGACGCATTAGACACGGCGCTTGGTCGATTAGATCAGGTCAAGTTTTCGGAGCGACAACGTTTTCTTTTGGCTTGCGAGGCATGTATTGCCCAGGATGGCCGCACAACGGTAGCCGAGGCTGAGACATTGCGAGCAATTGCAGATGCTATTAATTGTCCAATGCCACCTATCTTGCAAGAGCAGCAAGCTGCAAAGCCCAAATCAAATGCAGATGACCCGGCCTAG
- a CDS encoding YbhB/YbcL family Raf kinase inhibitor-like protein, with translation MNYWSVLIGVWLFFVAAVLQACQPNSMSNHSIERSVSIVASTKAVMGLSSTAFDQGHDIPKQFTADGKDVSPPLSWASVPEGTQSLVLIVDDPSVGQSPWVHWVIYAIPASMTGLDAGVPNNPTTTFGAMQGTDSWGTIGYRGPSPPPGQPHEYRFRLYAIDGMPNMISGLTASQVMSLLKGHVLATAEMTASYGRQVQAK, from the coding sequence ATGAACTACTGGAGTGTATTGATAGGGGTGTGGCTTTTCTTTGTGGCTGCGGTGTTGCAGGCATGTCAGCCGAACAGCATGTCTAATCATTCAATTGAGCGATCTGTATCTATTGTGGCAAGCACAAAGGCTGTCATGGGACTCTCAAGTACCGCATTTGATCAGGGGCATGATATTCCCAAGCAATTCACGGCTGATGGCAAAGATGTTTCGCCGCCATTGAGCTGGGCTTCTGTCCCGGAAGGTACGCAGAGTCTTGTGCTGATCGTAGATGATCCATCAGTAGGGCAGAGCCCCTGGGTGCATTGGGTGATCTACGCAATTCCTGCGAGTATGACTGGTTTGGATGCTGGGGTGCCAAACAACCCAACGACAACCTTTGGTGCCATGCAAGGTACTGACTCTTGGGGGACGATTGGGTATCGGGGTCCTTCGCCTCCACCAGGCCAACCACATGAATATCGTTTTCGGCTTTACGCAATAGATGGTATGCCGAACATGATTTCCGGGCTCACGGCGTCTCAAGTGATGAGCCTGCTAAAGGGTCATGTTCTGGCTACAGCAGAAATGACGGCAAGCTACGGCCGTCAGGTTCAGGCGAAATAG
- a CDS encoding DUF1579 family protein, with the protein MFRSEPKSKSIVVIASLALVASASMLFAAALLQQDQSTTTQDSMRANHMPGKGQKFLAQHCGDWAWSSTAKMSPGGESKTYKGEMKSNMSFDGRYMFESFEGDRNQGPHRFEALNITGYDNKRKVFVSSWLDNTMTGIFTAQGMPNDDWTEINWVQDRTNEMTGKIDKLRVVETFHGPDKFSIAEYWPSPDGKEFKAVEIEFTRISG; encoded by the coding sequence ATGTTTAGATCAGAGCCAAAGAGTAAATCCATCGTTGTCATCGCATCACTTGCACTGGTTGCATCTGCGAGCATGCTTTTTGCAGCAGCATTGCTACAGCAAGATCAGTCAACAACTACCCAAGATTCAATGCGGGCAAATCATATGCCTGGTAAGGGCCAGAAATTTTTAGCACAACATTGTGGGGATTGGGCTTGGTCGAGCACGGCAAAGATGAGTCCAGGTGGAGAGTCCAAGACGTATAAAGGCGAGATGAAATCAAACATGTCATTTGATGGCCGGTACATGTTCGAGAGCTTTGAAGGTGATCGTAATCAAGGGCCACATCGATTTGAGGCTCTTAACATTACTGGTTATGACAATAAGCGCAAGGTCTTTGTGAGCTCGTGGCTCGATAATACGATGACCGGTATCTTCACTGCCCAAGGTATGCCAAACGACGATTGGACTGAAATCAACTGGGTGCAAGATCGAACCAACGAGATGACAGGGAAGATTGACAAGTTACGAGTTGTTGAAACCTTCCATGGTCCAGATAAATTTTCAATTGCTGAATACTGGCCTAGTCCAGATGGCAAAGAGTTTAAGGCAGTCGAGATTGAATTTACGAGAATCAGTGGCTAA